One genomic segment of Nitrospinota bacterium includes these proteins:
- a CDS encoding redoxin domain-containing protein, whose translation MVGEEFPNILIEQKLSSSDLKYLGLSKKAKFRFKEIKGELILLEMLNVYCPNCQNQAPILTNLHEAIEKDPATKGKIKMIGIAAGNNEREIQTFKKRYNISYPIIPDIKFKILDVVGSSRAPFHILIRKSPDEMVIAKAHFGLIKEYSPYLEDARTIMTYKIATIKKTKKEGPPEPLKPLKPDISEEKLISLVKQGLKEVGNEIIEFKEIKLKNNEIVYMGSMSKKNEGEKLFAKVASRTAICDACENTHFIFVFDSKGKVVNLVPLALTKYGNVKWNEEDLKKMKNRVLGKYLYNPFDFDSRVDAVSQATITSVLVFDSLERADTIYQELKEKGYLN comes from the coding sequence ATGGTCGGCGAAGAATTTCCAAATATCTTGATCGAACAAAAGCTCTCTTCTTCAGACCTAAAATATCTTGGCCTCTCTAAAAAAGCAAAGTTTCGCTTCAAAGAGATTAAAGGAGAGCTCATCCTTTTAGAAATGTTAAATGTCTACTGTCCTAATTGTCAAAATCAGGCACCTATACTTACCAATTTACATGAAGCTATAGAAAAAGACCCTGCGACTAAAGGAAAGATAAAGATGATAGGAATTGCTGCTGGAAATAATGAAAGAGAAATACAAACCTTTAAAAAAAGATACAATATCTCCTATCCTATTATCCCTGATATTAAGTTTAAGATACTCGATGTCGTTGGTAGCAGTAGAGCCCCTTTTCATATTCTTATAAGAAAATCTCCAGATGAAATGGTCATAGCCAAGGCTCACTTTGGTCTTATTAAGGAGTACTCTCCCTATCTTGAAGATGCCCGTACAATCATGACATATAAAATTGCCACGATAAAAAAGACAAAGAAAGAAGGGCCTCCTGAACCCCTCAAACCCCTTAAGCCTGATATCTCTGAAGAAAAATTGATTAGTCTGGTAAAACAAGGGCTAAAAGAAGTGGGGAATGAAATAATAGAATTCAAAGAAATAAAATTAAAGAATAATGAAATCGTCTATATGGGAAGCATGAGCAAAAAAAATGAGGGCGAAAAACTCTTTGCCAAAGTAGCCAGCAGAACGGCCATATGTGATGCATGCGAAAATACCCATTTCATCTTTGTTTTTGACTCAAAGGGCAAAGTTGTCAATCTTGTTCCATTAGCCTTAACAAAATATGGAAACGTAAAATGGAATGAAGAAGATTTAAAAAAGATGAAAAACCGCGTCCTTGGGAAGTATCTTTATAACCCTTTTGACTTTGACTCAAGGGTTGATGCCGTTAGCCAAGCTACAATAACCTCTGTTTTAGTATTCGACAGCTTAGAGAGGGCCGATACAATCTATCAAGAGCTAAAAGAAAAAGGGTATCTTAACTAA
- a CDS encoding PilZ domain-containing protein, giving the protein MARVKAERRKFLRIPKESKVRYHELKYPMAKRDIKNTKSKNVGGGGILFSSGKYIDTGTILKIDITAQGWEKYRPGFFKGGETSVSKPITVIGEVIRSKEVVKNKEYDTAVRFVNIHEDDLRGLIGYIENYKK; this is encoded by the coding sequence ATGGCAAGGGTTAAGGCAGAGAGAAGGAAATTTTTGAGGATACCTAAAGAATCCAAAGTGAGATATCACGAATTAAAGTATCCTATGGCCAAACGCGACATAAAAAATACAAAATCAAAGAATGTTGGTGGGGGAGGGATTCTCTTTTCTTCTGGTAAATATATAGATACTGGAACGATATTAAAAATAGATATAACTGCTCAAGGTTGGGAGAAATATAGACCAGGCTTTTTTAAGGGAGGGGAGACATCTGTTTCTAAACCGATAACAGTTATTGGAGAGGTAATCAGGTCAAAGGAGGTGGTAAAGAATAAAGAGTATGACACTGCAGTGAGATTTGTCAATATCCATGAAGATGATCTTCGGGGTCTTATCGGATATATAGAAAATTATAAAAAATAA
- a CDS encoding metallophosphoesterase produces MIRNGKIKVEKVDIPIEELPDKFEGLRIVHISDIHIKRFGKREKKIVKIINELNPSVLFITGDIVSRDVLKEVEKFWWGIKTKYGIWAVQGNWEHKYSMTGERVKEVYKKYGVKLLINESDKLYIKDNYIGIIGIDDPFTFHDNMSKALGGLPEDSVKILLSHSPSIIDEASENGISLVLTGHTHGGQIAIPGIGAIVKRRDCNGYVSGKYTRNQTQIYVNRGIGTSILPIRLFCPPEITLIKLKRDSSQSDPCWRHER; encoded by the coding sequence ATGATACGTAATGGAAAAATCAAGGTAGAAAAGGTCGATATTCCGATAGAAGAACTCCCAGATAAGTTTGAGGGGCTCAGAATTGTTCATATCTCAGATATCCATATAAAGAGATTTGGAAAGAGAGAAAAGAAGATTGTCAAAATCATCAATGAGTTGAATCCCAGCGTCTTATTTATTACAGGAGATATTGTTAGTCGTGATGTCTTAAAGGAGGTTGAAAAATTCTGGTGGGGCATCAAGACAAAATATGGTATATGGGCTGTCCAAGGAAACTGGGAACATAAATATTCAATGACAGGTGAAAGAGTGAAAGAGGTTTATAAGAAATATGGAGTAAAACTCCTTATTAATGAAAGCGATAAATTATATATAAAAGATAATTATATTGGGATAATAGGTATCGATGACCCATTTACATTTCATGATAATATGAGTAAAGCATTGGGTGGATTACCTGAAGATTCTGTAAAGATTCTTCTTTCTCACTCTCCGAGCATAATAGATGAGGCATCGGAAAATGGTATTTCTCTGGTATTGACAGGACATACCCATGGAGGTCAGATAGCTATTCCCGGAATTGGTGCGATAGTAAAGCGAAGGGACTGTAACGGATATGTTTCTGGTAAGTATACGAGAAATCAAACCCAGATTTATGTTAATAGGGGAATCGGTACTTCTATACTGCCTATAAGATTATTTTGCCCACCTGAGATTACCTTAATTAAGTTAAAGAGGGACAGTTCTCAATCTGATCCTTGCTGGAGACATGAAAGATGA
- a CDS encoding Mut7-C RNAse domain-containing protein — translation MDLKFIADDHLGKLARYLRIIGLDCLYFNSISDKELMKISEKENRIILSRDWNLYRFAPSQRYFFIKSQKALEQLRMVCDHFKIDPFEKIFERCIVCNSLLVDINKEDVRTKVPPKSYKWKEEFHQCSGCKRIYWSGTHHGEMMKNIKKIFSYE, via the coding sequence ATGGATTTAAAATTTATTGCGGATGACCATTTAGGAAAACTTGCAAGATATCTGAGAATCATAGGACTCGATTGCCTTTATTTCAACTCCATATCAGATAAGGAATTGATGAAAATATCTGAAAAAGAGAACAGGATTATTCTCAGCAGAGATTGGAATCTCTACAGATTTGCCCCCTCCCAGAGATACTTTTTTATAAAATCTCAAAAGGCGCTGGAGCAGCTTAGAATGGTATGCGATCATTTTAAAATCGATCCTTTTGAAAAGATCTTTGAAAGATGCATCGTTTGCAACTCCCTTTTGGTTGATATTAATAAAGAAGATGTCAGAACAAAAGTACCCCCTAAATCTTATAAATGGAAAGAAGAGTTTCATCAATGTAGTGGTTGTAAGAGGATTTATTGGTCAGGGACTCACCACGGGGAAATGATGAAGAATATTAAAAAGATCTTTTCTTATGAATAG
- a CDS encoding cation diffusion facilitator family transporter, with the protein MDKEERYQKGRRVTILALIINFLLTVFKLFAGILGKSHVLIADAIHSLSDFITDFIVLAGLKFSSKPKDERHPYGHGKIETVTTGIIGIGLIIIGLKIGYDGVLASINPMTIPTSLALFAAIISIIVKEAIYRYTVFIGKRINSPSIIANAWHHRSDALSSIAALIGISGAQMGLAFLDPLAAVFVAILIVKVGGEITLNSFKELIETSVDKELIKEIESTVLSISDVKEAHKIKARNVGTSIIIELHIEVDEDMTVKKGHDIAKEVEYTLKTQFQNVESVTVHVCPAKTLYGASKEKLKN; encoded by the coding sequence ATGGATAAAGAAGAAAGATATCAAAAAGGCAGGAGAGTAACTATACTTGCGCTTATCATAAATTTCCTATTAACGGTATTTAAACTTTTTGCAGGTATATTAGGAAAAAGCCATGTTCTGATTGCAGATGCTATCCATTCACTTTCAGACTTTATAACTGATTTTATAGTACTTGCAGGTCTAAAGTTTAGCAGCAAGCCCAAGGACGAAAGACATCCTTATGGTCATGGTAAAATAGAAACGGTGACCACAGGCATCATTGGTATTGGGTTAATAATCATAGGTTTGAAAATTGGCTACGATGGTGTCCTTGCATCCATAAACCCAATGACCATTCCCACATCTCTTGCTCTCTTTGCTGCGATTATTTCTATTATTGTAAAAGAAGCTATATATAGATATACCGTATTTATAGGAAAAAGAATAAATAGCCCGTCAATTATTGCGAATGCCTGGCATCACAGGTCTGATGCCCTATCCTCTATAGCTGCCCTTATTGGAATTAGTGGTGCTCAAATGGGATTAGCCTTTCTTGATCCCCTTGCAGCAGTCTTTGTCGCTATCCTGATTGTAAAAGTAGGGGGTGAAATCACCTTAAATAGCTTTAAGGAATTGATTGAAACCTCTGTAGATAAAGAATTAATAAAAGAAATTGAATCAACGGTCCTATCAATTTCAGATGTTAAAGAGGCTCATAAAATTAAAGCAAGAAATGTTGGGACATCTATTATCATTGAGCTACACATTGAGGTAGATGAAGACATGACGGTTAAAAAAGGTCACGACATTGCCAAAGAGGTGGAATATACCCTTAAAACCCAATTTCAGAATGTTGAAAGCGTAACGGTTCATGTTTGTCCAGCAAAAACATTATATGGGGCATCTAAAGAAAAACTTAAAAATTGA
- a CDS encoding tripartite tricarboxylate transporter substrate-binding protein, which translates to MKRKWQLGIIVITVFAMIGLLGMSGVANAWEPRKPVEIVIPAGQGGGADVMGRFLATLLQVHKMVKKPFIVINKPGGSGAVGMQYMYSKSGNAHYFLISLSNVITTPLHTNLGITWKDLTPLVRMCLDRHCLCTNPKQHADWKTVGDVVKAIKAAPKGTYKLAGTGSKQEDQIVMLLFEKKALGSMGWLTYVPFKGGGTVAANLVGGHVDLNVNNPSEFLPQSRANRINVIAMFDKERLPGLHMMDETTPQPPTVRESGYDVVYEMLRGMFGPPKLKKDEIQYYVDLFKKINDTKEWHRYTDDYYLQRAFLGNSPELYKWFEEYSKMHEDLLREAGLM; encoded by the coding sequence ATGAAGCGGAAATGGCAGCTGGGAATCATAGTTATCACAGTCTTTGCCATGATTGGTCTTCTCGGTATGAGCGGTGTTGCTAATGCATGGGAGCCGAGAAAGCCTGTTGAGATTGTCATTCCTGCTGGACAGGGGGGCGGTGCTGATGTTATGGGAAGATTTCTTGCTACCCTCTTGCAGGTCCATAAGATGGTTAAAAAACCATTTATCGTTATCAACAAGCCTGGTGGTTCTGGTGCAGTAGGGATGCAGTACATGTATTCAAAATCGGGAAATGCCCATTACTTTTTGATCAGCCTCTCAAACGTTATTACGACTCCTCTCCATACCAACTTGGGGATCACATGGAAAGACCTGACACCTCTTGTAAGAATGTGTCTTGATAGACACTGCCTGTGTACAAATCCAAAGCAACATGCTGATTGGAAAACCGTTGGAGATGTAGTCAAGGCAATCAAGGCAGCACCTAAAGGAACATATAAACTTGCAGGGACCGGTTCAAAACAGGAAGACCAGATCGTTATGCTCCTGTTTGAGAAGAAGGCCCTTGGCTCAATGGGCTGGTTAACCTATGTTCCCTTTAAGGGCGGTGGTACGGTTGCTGCTAACTTAGTTGGTGGTCACGTTGACCTCAATGTTAACAATCCATCAGAGTTTCTACCTCAATCACGAGCGAACAGAATCAATGTTATCGCGATGTTTGATAAGGAGAGACTTCCTGGCCTCCATATGATGGATGAAACAACACCACAGCCTCCTACAGTAAGAGAGTCAGGATACGATGTGGTATACGAGATGTTGAGAGGTATGTTTGGTCCTCCTAAGCTGAAGAAGGATGAGATTCAATACTATGTTGATCTTTTTAAGAAGATCAATGACACCAAAGAGTGGCATCGATACACGGATGACTACTATCTCCAGAGAGCATTCTTAGGCAATAGCCCAGAGCTCTATAAGTGGTTTGAGGAATATTCTAAGATGCATGAAGACCTATTAAGAGAAGCTGGATTGATGTAA
- the tenA gene encoding thiaminase II produces MGFAEEMKKKHAKVYKALLNHPFVQDIGNDSLPLKNFKFYMKQDYLFLLDYTHIFSLAVTKTPDLKIKGKFAELLDLTLNTELELHRSNAKKIGISRKELNKTELAPTTRAYIDHLLKVAYEGSLAEIISSLLPCQLGYWEIGKRLAKGEMPKQPIYEKWIKTYSSEEWGALADWLRILCNDLAKDARKDELTKMDNYFLLSSRYEYMFWEMSYKKEKWPI; encoded by the coding sequence ATGGGATTTGCAGAGGAAATGAAAAAGAAGCATGCAAAAGTCTATAAAGCCCTTCTGAATCATCCCTTTGTGCAAGATATAGGGAATGACTCCCTCCCCCTGAAAAACTTCAAGTTTTACATGAAACAGGACTATCTCTTTCTCCTCGATTACACCCATATATTTTCGCTGGCTGTTACAAAGACCCCTGATTTAAAAATTAAGGGTAAATTCGCTGAGCTCCTAGATCTAACGCTCAACACAGAGCTTGAGCTTCACAGGAGCAATGCGAAAAAGATCGGAATCAGCCGTAAAGAATTGAATAAAACAGAACTCGCACCCACCACACGGGCCTATATCGACCATCTCCTTAAAGTAGCCTATGAGGGTTCCTTGGCAGAGATCATATCCTCCCTCCTTCCCTGTCAGTTGGGATACTGGGAGATTGGAAAAAGGCTGGCAAAGGGGGAGATGCCCAAACAACCCATCTATGAAAAATGGATCAAGACCTATTCTTCTGAAGAATGGGGTGCCTTGGCAGATTGGCTGAGGATTCTCTGTAATGACCTTGCTAAAGATGCCAGGAAAGATGAATTGACAAAGATGGATAACTATTTTCTTTTAAGCTCACGCTATGAATATATGTTCTGGGAAATGTCTTACAAAAAAGAGAAGTGGCCCATATAA
- a CDS encoding MBL fold metallo-hydrolase, with product MRKLFVLTALLVIFFAFVASAKEKFETDTIKTSAGELKITFIGHGTLMFTFDGKIIHIDPVSREADYNRLPKADIVLVTHEHRDHFDRDALKILRTEKTKLVLTEVCALKIEGGIVMKNGDVKTIEGLTIEAVPAYNIVHMRQKGVPFHPKGIGNGYVITFGNKRVYVAGDTENIPGMKKLKEIDIAFLPMNLPYTMTPDMVADAARAFKPKILYPYHFGETDTSKIVDLLQDTREIEVRIRNMK from the coding sequence ATGCGGAAATTATTTGTTTTGACTGCTCTTTTAGTCATCTTTTTTGCATTTGTGGCATCTGCTAAAGAAAAGTTTGAGACAGACACTATCAAAACTTCTGCTGGGGAGCTTAAGATTACATTTATAGGGCATGGTACGTTGATGTTTACCTTTGACGGAAAGATTATCCATATTGATCCAGTAAGCAGAGAAGCCGATTATAATAGGCTGCCAAAGGCAGATATTGTTTTGGTAACCCATGAGCACCGAGACCACTTTGATAGGGATGCGCTGAAGATTCTTCGTACTGAGAAAACCAAGCTTGTGCTGACAGAGGTCTGTGCACTTAAGATCGAAGGCGGTATTGTTATGAAAAATGGGGATGTCAAAACCATTGAGGGATTAACAATAGAAGCTGTGCCTGCTTATAACATCGTTCATATGAGACAAAAAGGGGTTCCCTTTCATCCGAAGGGTATTGGTAATGGCTATGTGATTACCTTCGGTAACAAAAGAGTTTACGTAGCTGGTGATACAGAAAACATTCCAGGGATGAAAAAATTAAAGGAGATCGATATCGCATTCTTACCGATGAACCTCCCATACACGATGACTCCTGATATGGTCGCTGATGCCGCAAGGGCTTTTAAGCCAAAAATCCTTTATCCCTATCACTTCGGTGAAACCGATACATCCAAAATTGTAGATTTACTTCAAGATACCAGAGAGATTGAGGTTCGCATCCGCAATATGAAGTAG
- the proS gene encoding proline--tRNA ligase, giving the protein MAFKITKKDKDYSRWYTDVIAAAQLADYSPVKGCMVIRPNGYALWESIQEILDRMFKETGHENAYFPLFIPESFLKKEAEHVKGFAPECAVVTHGGGKKLEEPLVVRPTSETIIWAMFKKWIMSYRDLPVLINQWCNVVRWEMRTRLFLRTSEFLWQEGHTAHATREECQEETLRMLNVYKKFVEEYMAIPVITGTKTEKEKFAGAETTYTIETMMQDKRALQAGTSHNLGQNFAKAFDVTFQDKDGERNYVWATSWGVSTRLIGALIMAHGDDKGIVIPPKLSPTQLVIIPIFTQKKELDMCVSIYEELKEKAKNLFTLKFDDRPEYSPGWKYHEWEQKGIPLRMEIGPRDVAKKQVILVRRDTGEKISCPIIDMIDTIQKILGDIQESLFKKAENFREKNSFRSDSYDELKKIISHEGGFVHAHWCGSAECEDKVQEDTKATIRCIPLESNKEEGSCIICKNKSDKRVIFSKAY; this is encoded by the coding sequence ATGGCTTTTAAGATTACAAAAAAAGATAAGGATTATTCCAGGTGGTATACTGATGTCATCGCTGCAGCTCAACTTGCAGACTACTCTCCAGTAAAAGGCTGTATGGTCATTCGTCCCAATGGATATGCCCTCTGGGAAAGTATTCAGGAAATACTGGATAGAATGTTTAAAGAGACCGGGCATGAAAATGCTTATTTTCCTCTTTTCATTCCAGAAAGCTTTTTAAAGAAAGAAGCAGAGCATGTAAAAGGATTTGCTCCAGAATGTGCTGTGGTAACACATGGAGGGGGAAAGAAATTAGAGGAACCGCTTGTTGTTCGGCCAACATCAGAAACAATCATATGGGCAATGTTTAAAAAGTGGATCATGTCTTATCGAGACCTACCGGTTCTTATTAACCAGTGGTGCAACGTTGTAAGATGGGAAATGAGAACAAGATTATTCTTAAGAACGTCAGAATTCTTGTGGCAAGAAGGACATACAGCCCACGCCACAAGAGAAGAATGTCAGGAAGAGACGCTTAGGATGTTAAACGTCTATAAAAAATTTGTCGAAGAATATATGGCGATTCCTGTAATCACTGGCACAAAAACAGAAAAGGAAAAATTTGCAGGAGCGGAGACAACCTATACGATCGAAACAATGATGCAAGATAAAAGGGCTTTGCAGGCCGGAACATCTCATAATCTTGGGCAAAATTTTGCAAAGGCTTTTGATGTCACCTTCCAGGATAAAGATGGAGAAAGAAACTATGTATGGGCTACAAGCTGGGGTGTAAGTACCAGGCTCATCGGTGCTCTGATAATGGCACACGGTGACGATAAGGGGATTGTTATCCCTCCAAAACTCTCACCAACTCAACTCGTCATCATCCCTATTTTTACTCAAAAGAAAGAATTGGACATGTGTGTATCTATTTATGAAGAACTAAAGGAAAAAGCTAAAAACCTTTTTACTTTGAAATTTGACGATAGACCAGAGTATTCTCCAGGATGGAAATATCACGAGTGGGAGCAAAAAGGAATTCCACTCAGAATGGAAATAGGTCCAAGGGACGTTGCCAAGAAGCAGGTAATCTTAGTCAGAAGGGATACTGGTGAAAAGATTTCTTGCCCGATAATTGATATGATAGATACGATACAAAAAATCCTTGGAGACATTCAAGAAAGTCTCTTTAAAAAGGCAGAAAACTTTAGAGAAAAAAATAGCTTTCGATCAGACAGCTATGATGAACTAAAAAAAATTATTTCTCATGAAGGTGGTTTTGTTCATGCCCACTGGTGTGGTTCAGCTGAGTGCGAAGATAAGGTTCAGGAAGATACAAAGGCAACGATAAGATGCATCCCTTTAGAATCTAATAAAGAAGAAGGCTCTTGTATTATCTGTAAGAACAAGTCAGATAAGAGGGTTATCTTTTCAAAGGCATACTGA
- a CDS encoding OmpA family protein, with protein sequence MKINAIFCRRFLLLAFIVIFISGCASSLTEPFGKFGTPEEFTAAKAAIKEAQRAGANTDKAKTLMAKAEETYRACKTDKGIELAIKAKEEADKALALVEPKKVAGVMMPAEPIVEKKIVLRGINFDFNKAEIKPEFKPVLDEAVRILKDNPKVNVIIGGHTCNMGPDRYNERLSERRASSVKEYFIKQGVDSNRLKSIGYGESRPITDNRTSEKRRMNRRVEIKAVK encoded by the coding sequence ATGAAGATAAATGCTATTTTTTGCAGAAGGTTTTTATTGCTTGCCTTTATTGTGATCTTTATCAGTGGTTGTGCCTCATCCCTTACTGAACCTTTCGGAAAATTTGGCACGCCAGAAGAGTTTACTGCTGCGAAGGCTGCTATTAAAGAGGCACAGCGTGCTGGTGCCAATACAGACAAGGCTAAGACTTTAATGGCTAAGGCAGAAGAAACCTACCGGGCGTGCAAAACAGATAAGGGGATTGAGCTGGCTATAAAAGCAAAAGAGGAAGCAGATAAGGCTCTTGCCCTGGTTGAGCCGAAAAAAGTAGCAGGAGTAATGATGCCGGCAGAGCCAATAGTTGAGAAGAAGATCGTCCTAAGAGGTATTAACTTTGATTTCAACAAGGCAGAGATAAAGCCTGAATTTAAGCCTGTATTGGATGAAGCGGTGAGAATACTGAAAGATAATCCTAAAGTTAATGTTATTATTGGGGGGCATACGTGCAACATGGGACCTGATAGGTATAATGAACGCCTTTCTGAGAGGCGAGCGAGTTCTGTAAAGGAATATTTTATTAAACAGGGAGTTGACTCCAATCGATTAAAGTCCATTGGTTATGGAGAGTCAAGGCCAATAACGGACAATCGAACCTCAGAAAAAAGGAGAATGAATCGAAGGGTTGAAATAAAAGCAGTTAAATAG
- a CDS encoding ChbG/HpnK family deacetylase, whose protein sequence is MKRVIINADDFGLSEEINLGIIKTHREGIVTNTSIVINGNLVEHGLPLIKQAPNLGVGIHLNLTYGKPTLPKNECKTLTDQNGRFLGYPKFIQRLILHQVNLEEVKKELRAQIERFLSYGIECSHIDSHKHIGYLPQVLNIILELAHKFKISKMRFPNETAMPTASIYQRGFLKRNTIWRCWISFLAKRSRAKLHKYRIAYPDYFFGISQMGHKEKENIFESILKSCREGISEIMCHPSLMEEKTSKPGYGKYGPEHRYRELRMLIDPRLKEVIKEMNLKLISFDEMSLS, encoded by the coding sequence ATGAAAAGAGTCATAATTAATGCTGATGATTTCGGTCTTTCAGAGGAGATTAATCTCGGAATAATCAAGACCCATAGAGAAGGGATTGTTACGAATACCAGTATAGTCATCAATGGAAATTTGGTTGAACATGGATTACCTCTTATTAAACAGGCTCCCAATCTAGGTGTAGGGATTCATCTCAATCTAACCTACGGAAAACCGACCTTGCCTAAGAATGAATGTAAAACATTAACAGATCAAAATGGAAGATTCTTAGGTTACCCTAAATTTATTCAGAGACTGATATTACACCAGGTCAATTTAGAAGAGGTAAAAAAGGAACTCAGGGCTCAAATTGAAAGGTTTTTAAGCTATGGAATTGAATGCTCTCACATTGATAGCCATAAACATATTGGTTATCTTCCTCAAGTTTTAAATATAATATTAGAGTTGGCTCATAAATTTAAAATATCTAAGATGCGGTTCCCAAATGAGACAGCGATGCCTACTGCGAGTATCTATCAGAGAGGATTTTTAAAAAGAAATACCATATGGAGGTGCTGGATCTCATTTTTGGCAAAGAGGAGTAGAGCGAAGCTCCATAAATATCGAATCGCATATCCCGATTATTTTTTTGGTATCTCTCAGATGGGACATAAAGAAAAGGAGAATATATTCGAATCTATCCTCAAATCATGTAGGGAAGGGATTAGTGAAATCATGTGTCATCCATCCCTTATGGAAGAAAAAACCTCAAAACCAGGATATGGTAAATACGGACCTGAACATCGATACAGGGAGCTGAGGATGTTGATTGACCCTCGATTAAAAGAGGTTATAAAGGAGATGAATCTAAAACTGATATCATTTGATGAGATGAGCCTTTCTTAG
- a CDS encoding FAD:protein FMN transferase — protein MINHHLNSLDKKIDRRFFLKSLSLMGIGFTANPVLASPLNPIKFSKDMFMTKKTKVLMSTYVTITLLDSSKTKIEEGVEETFAEIKRLAAMLNRHTDNSSVAELNKTGFQKNVLPEIQSVLGASFHYHSISNGAFDITVKPLIDIYKDSFIIENKPPDIKKINEALKLIDTKNIYFDSKEIRFQKEGMGITFDGIAKGYIVDKGIELLQKKGVKHALINAGGDIRALGGKRENIPWKIAIKDPHENKRYKTIIPLYNRAVATSGNYEIFYDKDKIYHHIINPASGFSPHQSLSVSVVAENTMAADALATTAFVLGPDKSIKFIENLEDTEGLIIDPQNRVKKSLGWKEI, from the coding sequence ATGATAAATCATCACCTAAACTCCCTAGACAAAAAGATAGACAGAAGGTTTTTTCTAAAAAGCTTGAGCTTAATGGGCATAGGATTCACTGCTAACCCTGTTCTCGCCAGCCCTTTGAATCCAATTAAATTCTCAAAAGATATGTTTATGACTAAAAAGACAAAAGTCCTGATGTCCACCTATGTCACCATCACCCTTCTCGATTCATCAAAAACAAAGATAGAAGAGGGTGTTGAAGAAACCTTTGCTGAGATAAAGAGACTTGCAGCAATGCTGAATAGACACACAGACAACTCTTCCGTTGCTGAATTGAACAAGACTGGATTTCAAAAGAATGTCTTGCCTGAAATTCAATCTGTTTTAGGTGCTTCATTCCACTATCATTCCATAAGCAACGGTGCCTTTGATATTACGGTTAAACCTCTTATCGATATCTATAAAGACTCTTTTATTATAGAAAACAAACCTCCTGACATAAAAAAAATTAATGAAGCCCTGAAATTAATAGACACCAAAAATATCTATTTTGACTCAAAGGAGATACGGTTTCAAAAAGAGGGCATGGGGATTACTTTTGATGGTATCGCAAAGGGTTATATCGTAGATAAAGGGATTGAGCTATTACAAAAAAAGGGAGTCAAACATGCTTTAATCAATGCTGGAGGAGATATAAGGGCATTAGGGGGAAAAAGAGAGAATATCCCTTGGAAGATAGCTATAAAAGACCCTCATGAGAATAAAAGATATAAAACAATTATTCCCCTTTATAATAGGGCAGTTGCCACATCAGGAAATTATGAAATCTTCTATGATAAAGATAAAATTTACCATCACATCATTAATCCTGCTTCGGGATTTTCTCCCCATCAATCTTTAAGCGTAAGCGTGGTTGCCGAAAACACCATGGCTGCAGATGCCCTGGCAACTACTGCCTTTGTTCTTGGTCCTGATAAGAGCATAAAATTTATTGAAAACTTAGAAGATACAGAGGGTTTAATAATCGATCCCCAAAATAGGGTCAAAAAGTCTTTGGGTTGGAAGGAAATTTAA